The Oleiphilus messinensis DNA segment TGCTGGTGCAATTTCTGATATCGTCAAATCCCAGCAGACAGTTCAAATCGGCATCAGACTTAACTACCCGGCCAAACTACACCAACAAAAAATCCATGCTGCCCTCAACCCAGTCTTAGCAGACTTGTTTGCCAACTCTGCGCCATTGAACGCCGCTAAACTGACCGGCTACGAACTCAAATTCTTCAGTGAAATTCCTGCACACAAGGGGCAGCGACAAGAGGCGAGCCGAGTAAAGAATATTATTGCTGTGGCATCCGGAAAAGGTGGCGTCGGGAAATCAACCACAACGGTTAACCTGGCGCTGGCGCTGGCTGCGGAAGGGGCTCAGGTCGCAATTCTGGATGCGGATCTTTACGGGCCCAGTCAACCTAAATTATTGGGAATCCCTGAAGGAACAACACCCGCCACACGGGATATGCGCTACTACGCACCCATAACCGCACACGGTATCAAGATGATGTCTATGGGTGTGATGGTCAGTGAAAAAACCCCGCTCATGTGGCGCGGCCCGGTCGCCAGTGAAACTTTACAACAGTTGATCCTGCAAACACTGTGGGGTGACCTGGATTATTTACTCATTGATATGCCTCCCGGTACCGGTGATATCCACATTACCATGGCCCAGAGCCTCGCCATTGCAGGTGCAGTTATTGTCACCACACCACAGGATATTGCACTTCTAGACGCCCGGAAAGGCATCGAAATGTTTCAGAAAGTGGATATTCCCGTGTTGGGTGTCATCGAAAACATGGCATCCCACCGCTGCTCCGCATGTGGCTATACTGATGACATATTCGGCACCGATGGTGGCACCATGCTGGCGCGGGAATGGCACACAGAGTTACTGGGGTCTTTACCGCTGGATTACAAGGTTCGGGAGCGTTCCGACAGCGGTCTGCCCATGGTTATCAGTGAACCCGAAAGCGAGATAACGAAACAGTATCATGATATAGCCTTGCGGCTTGCCGCTAATGTCGCCCGGCCGGATTGGGTTACCCCACTCCCCAATATTTCCTTTGTAGATGACTGATGCAGGCATATGACCGAGACAAAGACTGACACCCCGTCACAGCACAAAAAAATTGAACGCAAACGTGTTCCCACAGATATCATTTACCACCGCCGCTCACGGGTACTGGAACTGCGTTACGGAACACATGAACCGGTTACTCTCGGCAGCGAATATTTGCGCGTCTACTCTCCGTCGGCAGAAGTACAGGGCCATGGCCCCGGAGAAGCGACCTTGCAGCTCAACAAACAGGATGTCAATATTCTGGGGATAGAACCACAAGGGAGCTATGCTATACGCATAACCTTTGACGATGGCCATAATACCGGGGTATATACCTGGAATTATCTGTGGGAACTGGCAGAGCATGTCGAACAAAAATGGCTGGACTATTTGAATCGCCTCAGCGCGGCGGGCTACTCTAGATAATCAATACGTGATAATCAATACGCGATAATCAAAACGAAATAAACAAGGCCCTATAAACAAGCCACGTTAAACAAGACCAACTATCAGGATCGTAACCATGACTTTCAAACACATCAATGCCACTGACTGCCAAAAGCTGATGAGCGAAAAGTCAGTCACGATTGTGGACATACGAGATCCGCAATCCTTCGCTGCAGGCCACATTGTCGGCGCAATCCGGATTGACAATGATAACGTCCAGCAATTTCTGAACGACACAGACAAACAAACCCCCTTGATCGTTTGCTGTTACCATGGCAACTCCAGCCAGCAGGCTGCTGACTTTTTCAGCCAGCAAGGCTTTACAGAGGCCTACAGCCTGGATGGCGGCTATACCGATTGGCCTGATAAATAAGAACTGAATTACTGTTGCAGTTTAGCTGCGATTTTACGGGTTGCAGCCCGCGGCACAACATGTGAAGACCAGGCTCCCAGTTTGTTTTTAACGCCGGGTATAACAATGGTTTTGTTCTTCGCCACCGCATCAATTGCCTTGCTGACCACCGGGGTTACATGCATCGCTCCGGCACGGAACAACAAGGTATCCCCCATGTTCGCTTCCTGTATAAAGCCGGTTTCAGTGGCGCCGGGACACAAACAAACCACGCTCACGCCGTCCGCCTTCAGTTCTTCATGCAGGGCCTCGGAAAACGACAACACAAACGCTTTGGTAGCATAATATACTGCCATATTCGGCCCCGCCTGGAAGGCAGCTGTCGAGGCTACATTAATCACGGCACCATTGGCACTTTGCTTGATTTTTGGCAGCATCACATGGGTCAATTCGACCAGCGCATTGACGTTAACCTGAATCATGTCGGACTGTCGTTGCAATCCCAGGGCTTCAAAGCGACCACGATCACCAAAACCGGCATTATTCACCAGCCAGTCAACACTCAGACTACGCTTTTGCAGCTCTGATGCCAGTTTCTCTGCGGCTCCAGGTTGCGCCAAATCACTCACAATCACCTCTGCCTGTACACCAAACCGGCTGCGTGCTTCCTCGGCCTGCGCTTCCAGTGCCGCCTGATTGCGGGCAACCAGAATCAAGTTATGTCCTGCTGCAGCAAGCTGTTTAGCAAACTCTTTGCCGATACCTGAAGATGCGCCTGTGATCAGTGTTGTTGTCATCATAATTCTCCGTTTTATATTCCGTTGCGTATTGAAATATCTGTTTTTATATAAAAGTTAATTATTCGTATCCAGAATCGAAATCTGACCTGACCTGACCTGACCTGACCTGACCTGACCTGACCTGACCTGATTATTAATCGTTCAACTCTCAATATTCAGCACTATAACTTGAGTCCATCCAATTGTAAATGACCAATGGTCATTTAATTCGATTATCGACAGGCATGGGCCACCAATCTCACCTATACTTAGCTTAATTACTTTGTCTAACGACTTTCACATTTCGAATAGGGACGTTCAAGTTCAAAAGGTTTTCCATGAACTTTCGCGCCCCGATTAACATTCTGATACTCGCACTGGTGACACTTTTAATGGCATCAGTGAGCCCCGACAGAGTGAATGCTCAAGAGCCGATTACATACGACTACATCTATCCCGCCCCGGAAATCGAACAGGATGAAAGATTTGTCTATTTACTCAAATTAATTAGAAGATCACTGGACGTTACTCGAGACGAGTATGGACGCTACACCTTGAGTCCGGCATTGCAGGCCATGAGCGAATCGCGCTACCTGTCCGAAGTCAAACAAGGCAATGTCATCAATTTGGTTTGGAGCTCAACTTCCAGAAAGAAAGAACGTCAACTCCGTGCCATTAAAATTCCAGTCTATCGAGGGCTACTGAGCTATCGAGTCTGCCTGGTCAATAAAAATAGACTGAAAGACGTTCAGGAACGACTGTCACAGGGCGACCTGAATAATATGCTTGTTGGTCAAGGGATTGGTTGGGGTGATGTCACCATCTATCGACACAATAATATCCACGTCCAGGAACTCAGTTACGGCAAGCTTTTTGAGCTGTTACATGCCGCCCGATTTGACCTGCTGCCCCGCGGTATCTCTGAAGTGTTTCCGGAACTGGCAATGGCACAGGCCAAGGAACTGGAAATCGCGCTCGAGCCATCGGTATATTTGTATTATCCCTGGCCCTATTATTTGTTCACCAATCGGACCAATTATCACCTTGCCGATCGTCTGGAAACGGGACTACTCAAACTCATCGAATCCGGGGAATTCCATAACTTGTGGGAATCAACCTACCGGGAGTACATCAATCGTGCCCAACTTGATCAGCGCAAGCGAATTGAGTTACACAACCCGCTGCTCGATATGGCATCCAGCTTTCAACACAGTAAATTCTGGTACACACCCGGAGAAGAAGCGCAAAGTCATGATTGACCAAAATATCAATCTCCTTGCCCTGATCTGAGTTGTTTGCGATTATGGGGCTTGAAAATACCTTCGCTTCGAAAAACGTACATAACCGCTGCAAGCGCTGATCCGGAATCTGAACTTACAATGAATGCAAACACCCTGAACCGTAACTCTGTTTTTAAATTGCTATCTTTCACCGGACTCTTGCTCATCAGTTCATTCAGTTACAGCCATAGCTTTACACTCGGCGAAATCTCGATTAGCCACCCATGGGCTCGGGAAACAGCACTTCCAGGATTGAATGGTGCGGTATATGTCACCATCAATAATTCCGGCGCAAGCGCTGACCGGCTTGTGAGCGTTACGACCCCATTGAGCAAACGCGCAGAAATTCATGAAAATAAAATGGCGGATGGCATGATGGAGATGAACCACCTGTCAGAGGGACTGGTTATTCCACCCCAAGGCACCGTGAGACTGGAGCCCGCAGGCTTTCATATTATGTTGATTAAACTGGAAAAAAGACTGGAAGCGAAAACGCATATTCCGGTTACACTGGTCTTTGAAAAAGCAGGTAATATTACGATCAACGTCGCCGTACAATCACTTGAGGACAGTCCAACTGCGTTCCATTGAGTGAACAACTCTGCACTAGGGTACGATTTTCAAAGAAAGCAACCTAAGCCGCTAACGTTTGTTTTTTGACGCATCATTGGACACGGTTAGTCGAGCTTTTGGCTCGGCCAGTCTTAGATTGCCTCTACGTCCACTATTTGACTTCGTTCGCCGAACGCCATCGTCAAACGGTTTAAACGAGCCTATCCCTACAGCGCAGGGTGCCCGGAAAGCAGGGTAGCGCTTTCCTGAAACACCCAGCAGAAAAGCGGCAGCGCCAATCGATAGAAGTTCAGCCATAATCACCACCTCCATCCATGAGAAAACAATACTGTAACAATCACTGTATATAAGTAGATTTAGTCAAGTATTTCGTTAACTGCTAAAGCCCTCAGAATGCTCGTTCCAGAAGCATAAAGCGCTTTAACGAACAGAGAAAAACTTGAGTAATTCGCTGACTTTCTCACTTGCGGCATTCATATTCTGGCTGGAGCGATTTGTCGATTCAGCAATCGTCGTGCAGTCGTCGGTCAATCCCTGCACCTCGTGGACGTTACGACTGATATCCTCCACTACCGCACTTTGCTCTTCCGCCGCAGTGGCTATCTGTTGTGACTGATCATTAACCTGGTCGATGTTGGTAATTACGCTTTCGATCATGGCATTGTTTTCTTCGACTTTTTGGCGCGCGACGTCCGCAGTACCTGTGCTACTGGTCATCCGCTCCACCGCAGACACACTGGCCTGACTGAGCTGGCTCAACAGGGTTTCAATTTCGTTCACCGATTCCTGCGAGCGTTGTGCCAGTCCACGAACTTCATCCGCTACCACAGCAAAACCCCGGCCTTGCTCCCCGGCACGGGCCGCTTCAATCGCCGCGTTCAGTGCCAGAAGATTGGTCTGCTCCGAGATACCACGGATAACATCCAGTATTTTTTCGATATTTGTGGTTTCCTCCCGCAATCGGGTGATCACTTCACTGGTCTCCCCCAGTGAAGAGACCACTTCCGCTATCGCCTGCATGGCCTGCGCTGAAGATTGCAAACCCTCTTGGGCCTGCCGCGCAATATCAGTCGAGGCTGCTGCGGTTGAGTTGGTATTTTCTGCAATTACCTTCGCGGTTGACGACATTTCCTCAATAGCCGTGACCACCTGCATCAGATTGTCACTGACACGTCCCGCCACGTCATGTAGCCGGTTATTTTCCTGCAGTACAGCAGAACTGTTATCATGTACCACATCAGCGGATTCCATTATCTCCCGAACCACTTTTCCAAGGTGATCGGTAATACCCGCGATCGAACGTCTTAAATCGGCAATTTCATCTGAACCTTCAGGTTCAGCGACCCCACTCAAATCGCCTTTGGAGAGTTTTTCTGCATCCTCACGCACCTGATTGATCCCGCGGATGATCTGACCTGAAATCCCCCCTCCCAACAAGAGAGCCGCAGTGACGGCTAGAACAAGCGCAACGTAGAAAGTGAGCGTAGCGGTTTGAATATTTGATTGCGTTACCTGTTGGCTTTCCAACGCGGCTTCATCCACTTCTTGACTGAAACGCTCAAAAAAAGCCATGAGCTTATCGTAAGAATCAACAAACGCTTTAAATATCGGATAGGGGGCAGCATGATCGGCCGATGACTGCATCGCCTTTACGAAGGCTTTATTTTTGCTCTGGTAATCCTGAGTTAACCGTTCCAACTCATCAAATGTGCCCTTTGGCCCGGCATAGCTTTTTTCCAAATCATTCAGTAGATCCGGTGTAATTCGATGATTTTCATCAAGTTCAGCGATGAATCCCGGCACCTGGTCCTCAAATTTAAGCAAGTACACAATTTGCAAACCGCGGGAGCTCACCATAATTTCTATTTGAGATGCTTTAACCCGCTCGAATTTCTGTTGTGCCGTAAAATTTTCCTGATAAAAACGATTAAAGCTATCCGCTATTTCATCACCGGCATTACGAATAACAAACAATGATACGATGAAAATGACAGAGATCGTTGCAATGAGCAGCGTAAATTTGCCACGCATGGATAGCTTATTCATAGAGTACTCCTGAATAGGTATTCGGGTTTGCGTGAACTTAAGTATAGATGCCTCTGTATCATTTTGTGACATTACGTTCGATTTAAAAAAATCTAAAAAGACTACCTGCCAAATAAAAATATTCATTCCAAATACAGCTTCGCCTGTCGCACCGTGATCATGATTTGGTCCCATTCATCTTCCCCGATACCGGTATGAACCAATCGTGGACGGATACATTTCGTCACAGCCCCAATATCGGCCTGAGTACGCCCGTGGCGTTGATAGACCGTTGCTAACTCATCGGGTTTCACATCCGGGTTATTTCGGATCGATTGAATAACATCGTCTACACAGGCCTTTACGGCAGGATCAGATGCAAACAGTTTGCGAAAAAACGATAAGGCCATGCTACTCTCCTGTAGTGCTACTCTACTGTAGTGCTCCGCTCGTACTCATGTAGTACTCCTGAAGCAAAAAAATGATCAATGATTGTGCCTTGAATTCATGCCCAACGGGCACAATGATACGGGCATATCATCTACCTCAAGGATGTGCAAAATTTGAACCCTGCCCTCTACGTGTTGATCGTTTGCAGTGCCCTGCTGGCCTACTATTTAATCAGACGGTTTCGCTCTGAGCGATTCGAGCACAAGCCGTTTCCCATGGAGTGGGAACGCATTATCAATGCAAACGTACCGATCTACAAAAAACTCCCCGTTGCCTTGAAAGTACAACTCCGGCAACTCATTAAACGATTCATGCAAAAAAAACAGTTTCATGGGTGCGCGGGGTTGGTGATTACTGATGAAATAAGATTGACGATCGCCGCTGAGGCTTGTCTGTTATTACTGAATCGCCCCACAAATGAATACTATTACTTGCAGCATA contains these protein-coding regions:
- the apbC gene encoding iron-sulfur cluster carrier protein ApbC, whose protein sequence is MSFWNRLFGKPTPLTGELEALIRSTLASAYIDPYFGEDLNAAGAISDIVKSQQTVQIGIRLNYPAKLHQQKIHAALNPVLADLFANSAPLNAAKLTGYELKFFSEIPAHKGQRQEASRVKNIIAVASGKGGVGKSTTTVNLALALAAEGAQVAILDADLYGPSQPKLLGIPEGTTPATRDMRYYAPITAHGIKMMSMGVMVSEKTPLMWRGPVASETLQQLILQTLWGDLDYLLIDMPPGTGDIHITMAQSLAIAGAVIVTTPQDIALLDARKGIEMFQKVDIPVLGVIENMASHRCSACGYTDDIFGTDGGTMLAREWHTELLGSLPLDYKVRERSDSGLPMVISEPESEITKQYHDIALRLAANVARPDWVTPLPNISFVDD
- a CDS encoding gamma-butyrobetaine hydroxylase-like domain-containing protein gives rise to the protein MTETKTDTPSQHKKIERKRVPTDIIYHRRSRVLELRYGTHEPVTLGSEYLRVYSPSAEVQGHGPGEATLQLNKQDVNILGIEPQGSYAIRITFDDGHNTGVYTWNYLWELAEHVEQKWLDYLNRLSAAGYSR
- the glpE gene encoding thiosulfate sulfurtransferase GlpE, which translates into the protein MTFKHINATDCQKLMSEKSVTIVDIRDPQSFAAGHIVGAIRIDNDNVQQFLNDTDKQTPLIVCCYHGNSSQQAADFFSQQGFTEAYSLDGGYTDWPDK
- a CDS encoding SDR family NAD(P)-dependent oxidoreductase, with translation MMTTTLITGASSGIGKEFAKQLAAAGHNLILVARNQAALEAQAEEARSRFGVQAEVIVSDLAQPGAAEKLASELQKRSLSVDWLVNNAGFGDRGRFEALGLQRQSDMIQVNVNALVELTHVMLPKIKQSANGAVINVASTAAFQAGPNMAVYYATKAFVLSFSEALHEELKADGVSVVCLCPGATETGFIQEANMGDTLLFRAGAMHVTPVVSKAIDAVAKNKTIVIPGVKNKLGAWSSHVVPRAATRKIAAKLQQ
- a CDS encoding copper chaperone PCu(A)C, which codes for MNANTLNRNSVFKLLSFTGLLLISSFSYSHSFTLGEISISHPWARETALPGLNGAVYVTINNSGASADRLVSVTTPLSKRAEIHENKMADGMMEMNHLSEGLVIPPQGTVRLEPAGFHIMLIKLEKRLEAKTHIPVTLVFEKAGNITINVAVQSLEDSPTAFH
- a CDS encoding methyl-accepting chemotaxis protein; translated protein: MNKLSMRGKFTLLIATISVIFIVSLFVIRNAGDEIADSFNRFYQENFTAQQKFERVKASQIEIMVSSRGLQIVYLLKFEDQVPGFIAELDENHRITPDLLNDLEKSYAGPKGTFDELERLTQDYQSKNKAFVKAMQSSADHAAPYPIFKAFVDSYDKLMAFFERFSQEVDEAALESQQVTQSNIQTATLTFYVALVLAVTAALLLGGGISGQIIRGINQVREDAEKLSKGDLSGVAEPEGSDEIADLRRSIAGITDHLGKVVREIMESADVVHDNSSAVLQENNRLHDVAGRVSDNLMQVVTAIEEMSSTAKVIAENTNSTAAASTDIARQAQEGLQSSAQAMQAIAEVVSSLGETSEVITRLREETTNIEKILDVIRGISEQTNLLALNAAIEAARAGEQGRGFAVVADEVRGLAQRSQESVNEIETLLSQLSQASVSAVERMTSSTGTADVARQKVEENNAMIESVITNIDQVNDQSQQIATAAEEQSAVVEDISRNVHEVQGLTDDCTTIAESTNRSSQNMNAASEKVSELLKFFSVR